GTCGCCAtcccgctcccctccccagcGGCCCCAGCGGCGGCGCGGGGGGTGCCGGGAGAGACAGGCCTGGCGGGCCGTCCCTCCCTGGGATAACAATGGCTCTAAGCCAGCTGGGACTACAGCTCCCAGAGCACCTCGCGGCGGTGCCGCCGGCAAGACCCGGCTGCCGCCCCTTTCCCGCTGCCTACCGGGAAACTGAGTCTTTGGGGAGTTGCTCCCGCAGGGCCTCTCCGGTTCCGGGACTACACTTCCCATCGTCCTTCTCTGTGCCCCCGCCCCCGGGGCCTTGCAGGCGCCATTTTGTTTCGCGTTCCAACCTAAGATGGCGGCCGGGCGAAGAGACTGAAGGTTGCTGTGCTGAGGTGAGGGGTGTTTCGCCGGGCGCCTCCGGCCCTGCAAGGGCTTCTCCCCCTGTTGGGCCGCCCTCGCCCATCCCCTGCCCCGGGCCGAACTGGGGACGTGGAGGAGCGGCCGGTCCATGGCCAGGAGGTGGCCGGTGCGGTCGCCGCGGCCCCCGTCGCCATGGACCTGCGCACGGCTGTGTACAACGCGGCCCGCGATGGGAAGCTgaagctgctgcagaagctgctgggCAGCCGCAGCCGGGAGGAGCTGGAGGCGCTGACGGCAGGGCCCGGCGGGGGTGACGGCCCCGGGGGAGGGAGCACCCCCCTGCTGATCGCCGCCCGGCACGGGCATCTGGAGGTGGTGGAGTATCTGCTGGATCACTGCGGCGCCCGCGTGGAGGAGGGGGGCTCGGTCAACTTCGATGGGGAGACCATCGAGGGGGCCCCCCCGCTCTGGGCCGCCTCTGCTGCCGGGCACCTGGGGGTGGTGCGCAGCCTCCTGGATCACGGCGCCTCGGTCAACCAGACCACGCTGACCAACTCCACGCCGCTGCGGGCTGCTTGCTTCGATGGGCACCTGGAGATCGTGCGCTACCTCGTCGGGGAGCGCGGGGCTGACCTGGAGGTAGCCAACCGGCACGGACACACTTGTTTGATGATTTCTTGCTACAAAGGCCACCGGGAAATTGCACGTTACCTGCTAGAGAAAGGGGCTGATGTCAACCGCCGGAGCGTGAAAGGGAATACGGCCCTGCATGACTGCGCCGAGTCCGGCAGCCTGGAGATCCTGCAGCTACTGCTCCGCTCCAAAGCCCGCATGGAGAAGGATGGCTATGGCATGACTCCTCTGCTAGCTGCCAGCGTCACCGGTCACACCAACATCGTGGAGTACCTCATCCAaggagggctgcagcaggaggaggaggaggttgcgGGGAACCAAAATGGGACCTGTGCATCGGGTGGGAGCCATCAGAGGTGCTGCAGCGTTGGCAAGGAAACTCCTCAGGGCTGCGATGAAGAGGGGCTTGAGAGATGTTGTGCCTCAGCTTCTGGTCAGGATGAGCAGCAGGTCCCTAACGTGTTCTGCACTCGAGAGGCTGCTGTGGAAGCACTGGAGTTGCTGGGTGCTACGTTTGTGGATAAGAAACGTGACCTTTTGGGAGCCCACAAGTACTGGCGAAGGGCGATGGAGCTTCGGTGTGAGGGCGGACAATACCTGCCTAAACCTGAGCCCCGGCAGCTGGTCTTGGCCTACGACTATTCCCGGGAAGTGAGTTCGCTGGAGGAACTGGAAGCCTTGATTACTGATCCCGATGAGATGCGCATGCAGGCCCTGCTGATCCGAGAGCGCATCCTGGGTCCTTCCCACCCAGACACTTCCTACTACATCCGTTACCGAGGGGCGGTCTATGCTGACTCCGGCAACTTCGAGCGCTGCATTAACCTGTGGAAGTACGCACTGGACATGCAGCAAGGCAACCTGGAGCCTCTCAGCCCCATGACTGCCAGCAGCTTCCTTTCCTTTGCTGAGCTTTTCTCTTATGTGCTTCAAGACCGCTCCAAAGGCACTTTAGCCACCCACTTGGGCTTCTCTGACCTCATGGGGGTCCTGAGCAAAGGGGTCCGGGAGGTGGAGAGGGCCCTCGTGCATGGCAAGGACCCCGTAGTTGACTCGGCGCAGTTCACCAAGACGCTGGCCATTATCCTCCACCTGGTCTTCTTGCTGGAGAAGGTGGAATGCACTCCGGAGCAGGAACACCAGAAGCGCCAGACTATCTACCGCCTGCTGAAGTGCAGCCCTCGGGCCAAGAACGGCTTTACTCCTTTGCATATGGCTGTGGACAAAGACACCACGACGGTGGGACGTTACCCCGTGGGCAAGTTCCCGTCGCTCCACGTCGTGAACTTGCTTCTGGAGTGTGGGGCTGACCCCGACAGCCGTGACTATGACAACAACACCCCGCTGCACATTGCTGCCCGCAACAACTGCCCCCTCATCATGAGTGCCCTGATGGAGGCTGGAGCCCACATGGATGCCACCAATGCCTTCAAGCAGACCGCTTATGAGCTGCTGGACGAGAAGCTGCTCACCAAGAGCATGATGCAGCCCTTCAATTACATCACCCTCCAGTGCCTTGCTGCTCGCGCCCTGGACAAGCACAAGATTCCCTACAAGGGTTTCATCCCCGAGGAACTGGAAGCCTTCATTGAACTGCACTAGGGCGGGAGAGCTGATGTCTCTAGCCTTTCCTGTCACCTCTTTCACCCCGCAGAGGTAGAGCAGCCTGAGACCTCAGGCCATCCTTGCCCAGGTGCCGAAGGCCGTCGCTGTGCTGAGACGGGCTGTGAGCTTTGTCCTCGTCTGTCACCATCAAGCTTGGTGTGCGCAGGGgtaggggaggaggaggcggctgaAGAGCTCATGGCTGTCCCTCATTGTTGTCACCTTCAGGTACCAGATCTCTCCAGAGCACTGTATCCAGAGAAGGCCACAGCCCCTGCCCTTTCCCATGCCAACCGTCTtgtcctgaggaggaaggaaaattgaGATTCCCTGGGACCTGCTGCCTCTCCCGTTAGTGCTGGATTAACTCAGCGTTAAGCTTTGGTGCAGCTACACATCACACACGTGCTCTAGCCCTTCCCATCCCAAATACCCAACAGATAGGAATGCAAGTGAGGAATAAAACATCTTCCAACTAATTCTTTCCCCACCCCACTCTCCGATTTGGTACAGTGCAAGTCTAACAGCCGAGTGGCTTGTGCTCTGCCGAGGTAGTTGCCTTGCTTGGCATTAGGGCTGGGTGTGCTGAGGACGGGTTTTCTGTCTCCCTTGGTTGGCCAAGTGGTGTTAAAGGCCTGAGATTTCAATGATTGTGCATAAAGctgggttatttttttctcttttagagcCAGGCCCTATCTATGCTGCAAGACTTCTTCAATCCTATAAGATGTAGTAAGGTCAGTTCTGGTTATATAGTTTCATCAATAGATGTTGGGTTTTATGAACGGGGAGGAAAAACTGCTACCTTAAAAACCACAATATTAATGTGGCCTCCAAGCCTTTAGCTTGCCCATCCTGCACATGGTTCACTCCTGTCCCCACACGGAGGCCCTTTAGCTCCAGAGGTCAGCGGGGACTGAGCTGTACAGGGTGAATAAAGCCGGGTTTTGGAGCCAAACCGGTGCAGCCCGAGCCATCCTTGAggctgtgctcctgccagccctcgAGGACAGGAGGTGCTCGGAGCGTGGGAGGTGCTCGAGGGGGTTATTAAAGCAAGTGAGCGTTGGTGGCTGGTTTGCATGAGGGTGGTCTGAaggaagaagcaagaaagaaatgcaagttaAAGGTGCCTTCTTGTTCTTGTGAGGTTTATTAGTACCAACCAATTGAGCTCTGTTAATTATCCCATTCTGAAAACCGACGTGCGGTGGGTTGTTACCATCTGGTTTTggcttttgattctttttttgccACTTCACTGAGGATGGTGCTACTTCAAAGATTGGATTCGAGATCTCATTTGGCTCCTATTTGGGCAAGCTCCTTTCTTTAATTAGGATCTGCACACAACtggtttttctctttaaatccGTAGTCTCAGGGTAGGTATTTGCCTCCATTAGCAGAACCCTCCTCGGTGGTAAACAGTCAGTGTTGGTAAATACGATGCTGTTCCAGC
This region of Numenius arquata chromosome 25, bNumArq3.hap1.1, whole genome shotgun sequence genomic DNA includes:
- the FEM1A gene encoding protein fem-1 homolog A isoform X2 translates to MDLRTAVYNAARDGKLKLLQKLLGSRSREELEALTAGPGGGDGPGGGSTPLLIAARHGHLEVVEYLLDHCGARVEEGGSVNFDGETIEGAPPLWAASAAGHLGVVRSLLDHGASVNQTTLTNSTPLRAACFDGHLEIVRYLVGERGADLEVANRHGHTCLMISCYKGHREIARYLLEKGADVNRRSVKGNTALHDCAESGSLEILQLLLRSKARMEKDGYGMTPLLAASVTGHTNIVEYLIQGGLQQEEEEAAVEALELLGATFVDKKRDLLGAHKYWRRAMELRCEGGQYLPKPEPRQLVLAYDYSREVSSLEELEALITDPDEMRMQALLIRERILGPSHPDTSYYIRYRGAVYADSGNFERCINLWKYALDMQQGNLEPLSPMTASSFLSFAELFSYVLQDRSKGTLATHLGFSDLMGVLSKGVREVERALVHGKDPVVDSAQFTKTLAIILHLVFLLEKVECTPEQEHQKRQTIYRLLKCSPRAKNGFTPLHMAVDKDTTTVGRYPVGKFPSLHVVNLLLECGADPDSRDYDNNTPLHIAARNNCPLIMSALMEAGAHMDATNAFKQTAYELLDEKLLTKSMMQPFNYITLQCLAARALDKHKIPYKGFIPEELEAFIELH
- the FEM1A gene encoding protein fem-1 homolog A isoform X1, coding for MDLRTAVYNAARDGKLKLLQKLLGSRSREELEALTAGPGGGDGPGGGSTPLLIAARHGHLEVVEYLLDHCGARVEEGGSVNFDGETIEGAPPLWAASAAGHLGVVRSLLDHGASVNQTTLTNSTPLRAACFDGHLEIVRYLVGERGADLEVANRHGHTCLMISCYKGHREIARYLLEKGADVNRRSVKGNTALHDCAESGSLEILQLLLRSKARMEKDGYGMTPLLAASVTGHTNIVEYLIQGGLQQEEEEVAGNQNGTCASGGSHQRCCSVGKETPQGCDEEGLERCCASASEAAVEALELLGATFVDKKRDLLGAHKYWRRAMELRCEGGQYLPKPEPRQLVLAYDYSREVSSLEELEALITDPDEMRMQALLIRERILGPSHPDTSYYIRYRGAVYADSGNFERCINLWKYALDMQQGNLEPLSPMTASSFLSFAELFSYVLQDRSKGTLATHLGFSDLMGVLSKGVREVERALVHGKDPVVDSAQFTKTLAIILHLVFLLEKVECTPEQEHQKRQTIYRLLKCSPRAKNGFTPLHMAVDKDTTTVGRYPVGKFPSLHVVNLLLECGADPDSRDYDNNTPLHIAARNNCPLIMSALMEAGAHMDATNAFKQTAYELLDEKLLTKSMMQPFNYITLQCLAARALDKHKIPYKGFIPEELEAFIELH